AAATAAGTCTTGACAAGttcatattttacaaaaataaaagtttaatatttacataaattcTAATCATCCATAGCTTCTTAATATATTCAACAACTTTTACTTAATCGTTTCAATATCCTTTATGATATTCTCAAGTTGATTTTCTTAAACATGGGTTTGGATCCCAAATAAGTATctaagaacattttttttttatattatggtTTATGTTTATGCCTAAAATCAATGTAACTATAaacttaacattttaaattctttCGTTAATTATTTAAGCACGTTGAAAAGAGTGTCACCAATAcgtgttttgtgttttgttttctatgctattatagtttttttctttgatccttttttgtgttttcttattgatttagttattttttggaagTTTAAACAAAGTTCAGAAAGTTGAGGACGATAGGAACCATgcttttttcaaatattaatatgtatgattcATTTTTTGAACATATACTATTATGATTGTTAtagaatataaattataaaagtaaagttCAGTTTCATAtgatgttaatattaattttttttttttgcagttttatataaaaaagcaaaaattatattgctgttttttttttgtatagaGTGTAGATATGGATGTCAACGGGACGGGTATGATATGGGTAGTAACTCCTCTGTACCCTACTTGCTAGATAAACATTCGCACCATATCtgtatctatatttttttagtatccACGGATATTCACGGGTACTCGTAGGTATCTACACaagaaaattttaatctttaataacaaattttaaccataaattcaaataaaaatacaatacatatataatatttataaatttcaaacaaagtgaaaatgacccatttaaatagtgttgaatgacaatttacaaataaatggagatttttaaaaccaattgataaaaaataacccattcaaaatcaatgtgttaatgttttaataattttttcttaatttagatTAGAGTataacgggtacgggtatccacggatacggATATTATGATACTCGTCCATGTCCCATTAACAAATGGTATAAAAGATACCCGTATCCGTTACCCGCGGAAATCTATTTTCAATATCCATTTATGATCCGTTGTGGATTTTATCCACGGATACTGcaggtacgaatttttttgacatttctAATTGTagatgagttaaaaaaaatttaattatttttgtttaatatttgtttttgtcaggtaaaaaaatattaaaattttaaaattttacccACCAATTGATCTCGACCCTTATTATCAAAACAATAGgactttatttcttattttggaCAAAATGAAGTAACACTTATTATAATCAGTTTGTATAATAAAGAAATACACTAATGAAATAATGCGACTGGTAACAACATAAtaccattttctttttatggAAATTACATGCAATAGTGCTCTTTTTTTCTTGCACGTATCAGAGGCCGAACGCGATTATACCTTAATTTCTGCACACATAAATTTATGTTGTTTGTTCTTGGTTTCAATTTTACTAAGGATTTGGTGGTAAGGCATTATCTAGGGTTGGATCTAGAAGCAGCCATGGAAGAGTAGTTCCAACTTCTGAATCCCATAACCTTCCAGCCTCCATTTCTTCATTACAGATTGATCCATTTACGAACAATTTCAGCTTCTCACTCACTTTGCTAACTCCAGAATGGATCATAGATTGCCCAACCTACATAAAGTAAccaaagagagaaaaatggtTATAGATTTCTTCATGCTTTTGTGCtaatccattttcttttttaacaattaagaCACAGATATATACTAACCTCTCCGTGCACAACGTGAATCGCTGAATCTCCAACAATCGTAGAACTGGTAGCGATTACCTCAATATTCTCTTCATGCAATATTCTGATAATTTCACAGAAAACAAAGTGGTAATCGACCCCACATGTTAGAAAGACTTGAAGCACAGAACCCTTTTCATGAATCTCCATTTTTGGCGGTTTTTTGCTTCCTCTTGCTTCAAAACCACTTCCAGTTATCTTACTTTCCATTAacctttctttcttctccttcGCCATCTTAACTTTTTCTTCCAGGCTTTTGATATACTCCGTTGCCTCATCTATTTGATCGGGCACCGCCACCACTTGCTGAGTTCATTCAACAGAAAACTGCATCATATCAGTATATATATTCATCACAGTAATTTCAtcccataataaaaaataaaaaaaaggttttatgGATACATGattaaacaaaagaagaaactACACATGATTTATTTCCTCCCATGCATATAGAGAAAGAAGAGACCTTGGGATTATAACTAGGGAGAAGAGAGTTGAGTTCAGAATAAAGATTCTTCATTTGGCTTCGCCTGTTTTTCTCTACGATCTTCCTTTCGACTCTGGTTGAAGAAGGTTGACTTTCCTGTTGCTGCTGATCCATGTGGCAACAATGATCTtgagattttaaatttagaaattaggaTTGTGAGAAGATATGCTTAGTTGGTTTTGTATTTATAGTAAAAGATATTACATTGATGATAGGATTTGGCGACACTCACACACCCTAATGGTGATGAGTGAGTCCGATGTTAGAGGTATGAGACGCGAGACCGGAATAGAAACCTATCGTCACTTAACAGACATCACTATTTTTGGTAGGCGTGATGCGGGGCTTGTTTTTCGGCTGTGTTAAAGTGTTTGAATTCACACCTAAAGTCAGTGTTGTGCATCTCATTTTGATGAAACTATGACTGCTGTAGGTCCTCCCTCCTACTCTGGCTACTGTGGCTAGGTACCTTCCCCTAACTTCCACCGCAATAATCTCTCCTTTTCATCGTGTTCAACAATGTCACACCGGTGAACGTACAACCCTAAAAAATGTTacaggttaaatatatttttattttttaaattttgatctgaatttaaattttgttaatattaatttattttctaaattttaaaaatgaatgaatgaaaatcttttaactaataatattaattttttttacttgttaaGCATATGACATTTGAGTTATAATGTTTTAAGAGTAAACAGATTAggttaatttgaaatgtatttaagatttcaaaatttttaagataatttgattaaaataagtatacctctttattttattcatttttaaatttagaaattaaaatatatcaaaatttaaaacaaaaataactataatttaacatttaagttaaaggactacaaaattatttaaccaATTTATACTTactagtaatatttttaaattaaatatatatatatatatatatatactaataatatttagtttagAAATtaagactaattattttttatttaaagattttattgtaagtttacaaatttattctagataagtttttaaaaacattaatcatTTAGATCTTAAAAAATGGATATTGTTGTACTCTTATatctagaaaaaaattaattaactatttttagttTCATCTTCAAAAAGGGGTTTTATTAAAAGAAGGTTgtccaaaaatattatttatttttcacagCACCGCAAAAAccttataagaaaataaatcttataGTTACAGGCGAGATGTATGCATGACATTATTCTGTAAGTAAGTAACTAAAGGTTGATGTTACTTCTATCTATGCATAAATCATGGCTATTATAATCTGAATTCAGTATTGTTTAATTGTTGGTTTAGATTGAGTGATTATAATAGGATTGTTTAGTCTGAGGGGAAAGGAAATAGatttaaatggaaaatttataataaaatataatggacatgattaaaaatgaattatcttataatttttattgatattttaattatattatatcttattaattatttatttattatagtgcatgtatttattttttatgataacaaaaaatataaagtttaattataaaaattaatataaatattttgtataactttattatagataatttttatttatttttacgtaacttcttttatcataaactagtgtaaacacaggcgctatcgcgcctgtgtgtacacatttttttgaattatattaataattgatgatgttgtaatgttattaagttaataaataaaataaaagtatatttataaaaaataaaataaaatgtacggagaaaataagagaaaaataactgttgatgaatagtaggagaaaaaaagaaaaaggagataagtaaataattttataaaaacttatacaaataaccattaatttttaaaaatttaataaataattaaattataaaggataaagttggaattatgaaatgtggacacaaaagagggaatcccctttatatatagttatagataattattttaattttaaaaaatttaaatttaaaaaactgtcACTTACAAAGGATACTGATAAACTCTAACATCCTGAACTTGTACGTATTAAGTATTAATCGATAGATcattacataaatatataatatgtatttacAATACTTCGTGAATATGAATTAtgcattttttataatattaaatttttcaataaaaaaattataaaatacaaaattatatacatatgtatcatttatattttatttgaacgTTAAATAATCTCACTGTTTTTCAACCCTACATGCactattcaaaatattattggaaAGCAACTTTCGTAATTATATgtgaataaaagataataaagatAGGAGGAAGATTGAAAATTAGTGAGATTGCTTGACAGTCTGAATAAATGATACATATAtagtgttatattttataaattttctctGTTAAAAgactttatttattatgaaagaTATATTATTAAAGATGTATTATTGACATTCATGAATAACTTTAAATACATATTGTATCtttattaaatacatatattgTAAGTTATTGTTCTGGTTTATGATTAACATCTAATTTGTAATAGTTCAAATtagtattataaatatattaaactagGATGTTACATAaacaattacttattaaaaataattgaaaaataaatatataacaatataaataaataaaaataaaaatattaatagaaaattaaaaacattatgcataatcaattatttgaaacgttttatttttacaattttcttccTAATTTATCgcaaaaaagtttaaaaattgttttgaatttggtgatttgtttgttttttttcttctgcacTCGTAAATCTGCTTGTTGCCGTCATCATTcgaaacaaaacaaacatggCCTAAAGGAACTTTCACGGAAGATACTCTTTTGACACTTATTTCAACGTTCCAAAAAACTGATTCAGATATTCAAACTCTTAAACAAAATAATCGTGGCCAAATTCTCTGTAACTAATTCAAAGACTCACATTTGAATATGAAAGACAATGCTcgttgaaattttataaatttgaatctaaaaatccacattttctaaaatatgtttacaaatccaaaaagaaaaaatatttaattactttaaaataaaaaagtttatgttttattaaacaaaataaataattttttctctctttgtctatttgatttttcattttaacctttgtttgttgttgttgtacaCATGGTTGATCATTTCATAGAATTCTTTGTTAAATCTTGGCTCTAAATCCTCCAATGAGATAATAAATCCTTCAAAACTTATTGTAGTGTTTTTCTGCCTTTTTATTCTTGGCCAAATTGATCTACAGTGTTGTTATGCGTGTTTCTTGTCTTGTTTTTACACAATAATCCATTGATCAAGGGTTACTCATTTTCTATATGTAGGGTAAGACATATTCCATGggtttattattgttttgttgatCTGGTTTGAATGTTACTTCTTTAGTTGAGTCTTTGTCTTTATTCTTgttgtgatttcttttgttgTAAAGTGTTTGAAAATCTTGTGCAGAATCTAAAGTAATCTCATTCTCAAGTTTGATGTAAAGTTTGTGGACCACAGAAGATGTCTGAACTTTTCACGACCATTATTGTAGTGTAATTTCATCTATTTAcctagacatgtcaaagtgagccaacccggctcacacgggttggctcaccacgagccgggttcaaaatgagtgaacccaacccggctcactttctggtgagccagaaattttgtagtccggctcaacccaccatgggttggtgggttaagtgggttggctcaccaacccacctaaatttttttttttattattcaaatatttaaataaatttttaagtaacccatgagatgacaatcatagtaaaatcaaaaatcaatgttttgatcatgctcaccaccaatatatgaagaattatttccaaaaaagtattcattagtctaagaaagcatgactaatattacaaattttctgtcatgttattcaacaaaatataaataaaaaaaactattaatttagaaaaaattgtttataagacggttacttgagtaatttactataaagattatagttaaagattaaagtatcaacatatatataacttgacaatcaaattaattaaacattcaaataattcaaatataattaagcaacattctagcatttaaaaatatgaaattgtgaacaaatataattggagcagtaaataattaaaaaaaattaaaagaaaatttaaaaaaaataaaaaaaattgtaaaaaaatgttggtgggttaagtgggccaacccaccttcaacccagctcgaacccgtttaacccgtgg
This region of Vigna unguiculata cultivar IT97K-499-35 chromosome 5, ASM411807v1, whole genome shotgun sequence genomic DNA includes:
- the LOC114184715 gene encoding transcription factor bHLH162-like is translated as MAKEKKERLMESKITGSGFEARGSKKPPKMEIHEKGSVLQVFLTCGVDYHFVFCEIIRILHEENIEVIATSSTIVGDSAIHVVHGEVGQSMIHSGVSKVSEKLKLFVNGSICNEEMEAGRLWDSEVGTTLPWLLLDPTLDNALPPNP